A window from Solanum stenotomum isolate F172 chromosome 5, ASM1918654v1, whole genome shotgun sequence encodes these proteins:
- the LOC125864210 gene encoding acyltransferase Pun1-like, whose product MFPVDKLNALKDKIAHESEIQDPTHVEVVSALLYKCALVTRRVNSSNSFKASSLYQLANMRERFNPPLSHDACGNISSSYFMEINNEREVNCTTLVGEMRKGKSNLHAKKNVIILEVIESIEKGKTPFHRNGIDNYFCCSLIDFPLYKVDFGWGRPIRVSMGAGPFNKWFYLLDSQSGGGVEAIVMLDEQDMAIFERDTVLLEFASPITNL is encoded by the coding sequence ATGTTCCCCGTTGATAAACTAAATGCACTAAAAGACAAAATCGCGCATGAATCAGAAATACAAGATCCTACCCATGTTGAAGTTGTGAGCGCACTTCTTTACAAATGTGCTTTAGTTACTAGAAGAGTTAATAGTTCCAATTCGTTTAAAGCATCTTCCTTGTATCAACTAGCAAACATGCGCGAAAGGTTCAACCCACCTTTGTCACACGATGCATGTGGAAATATTTCATCTAGCTATTTCATGGAAATAAATAACGAAAGAGAGGTAAATTGTACGACATTGGTAGGTGAAATGAGGAAGGGGAAATCAAATCTTCATGCTAAGAAAAATGTGATTATCTTAGAAGTAAttgaatcaattgaaaaaggaaaaacaccATTTCATAGAAATggaattgataattatttttgttgtagtttgATTGATTtcccactttataaagtggactTTGGTTGGGGAAGGCCCATTAGAGTGAGTATGGGAGCTGGGCCTTTTAACAAGTGGTTTTATTTATTGGATAGCCAAAGTGGAGGAGGAGTTGAAGCTATAGTCATGTTGGATGAACAAGACATGGCT